From one Desulfurobacterium thermolithotrophum DSM 11699 genomic stretch:
- a CDS encoding 2-amino-3,7-dideoxy-D-threo-hept-6-ulosonate synthase, whose translation MKIGKAIRMERILNRETGNTVIIPMDHGVSMGPIPGIIDIRESIDRVANGGANAVIIHKGLVRHGHRKGGKDVGLILHMSASTSLSPKPNTKVLVCTVEEAIKLGADGVSIHVNLGDINEDKMLEDFGRVSESCLEWGMPLIAMMYARGEHIKDQFDPEVVAHCARVAAELGADIVKVAYTGDPESFRKVTEGCPIPVVIAGGPKMDSDMEILEMVEGAMKAGAKGVSIGRNAFQHENPEKIVKAIAAIVHEGKSAKEAAEYLK comes from the coding sequence ATGAAGATAGGAAAAGCTATAAGAATGGAAAGAATTTTAAACAGAGAAACAGGAAATACTGTAATAATTCCTATGGATCATGGCGTTTCCATGGGACCTATTCCAGGGATAATAGATATCAGAGAATCCATAGACAGAGTTGCAAATGGTGGAGCTAATGCAGTTATTATTCATAAAGGTCTTGTAAGACATGGTCATAGAAAAGGCGGTAAAGACGTTGGACTTATTCTTCACATGTCAGCAAGTACTTCTCTTTCTCCAAAACCAAATACTAAAGTACTTGTTTGTACTGTAGAAGAAGCTATTAAGCTTGGTGCTGATGGTGTTTCAATTCATGTGAATCTTGGAGATATAAATGAAGATAAGATGCTTGAAGACTTTGGAAGAGTTTCAGAAAGCTGTCTTGAATGGGGAATGCCGTTAATAGCTATGATGTATGCAAGAGGAGAACATATAAAAGATCAGTTTGATCCTGAAGTAGTTGCTCACTGCGCAAGAGTTGCTGCTGAGCTTGGAGCTGACATTGTAAAAGTTGCCTATACTGGAGATCCAGAATCATTCAGGAAGGTAACAGAAGGCTGTCCTATACCGGTAGTTATTGCTGGTGGACCAAAGATGGATAGCGATATGGAAATACTTGAAATGGTTGAAGGAGCTATGAAAGCTGGAGCTAAGGGTGTTTCTATTGGAAGAAATGCTTTCCAGCATGAAAATCCTGAGAAAATAGTAAAAGCAATTGCTGCTATAGTTCACGAAGGAAAGTCTGCAAAAGAAGCTGCAGAGTATTTAAAATAA
- a CDS encoding IS110 family transposase, whose product MSPPEIRDYSKEATFKGRRLDFSLGNKPRAWRLADASCRLIIVAGSAVLEYGNSPEAEVAKHKTYQGVEMKEKVEKTLYVGVDYHKNSFTAAYLDCLTGILNTKKYEAEELEKFKNHLTTFRKKGYSVKVAVETLTGVTFFTEEIRNCVDEITYVNTNKFKNILKGVNSAKNDRIDAETIAIYYEMGLLPTVYVPTRKEKELRIKMKERDSFVDMRKGVINRLHSLLLEYGIKTNKRELTTKKGMERIKEETKKKVPPSLRETIWRQIETIEYLTDKIRETEEDIKSFIGEDEELKGKVELLKSIPGVGDIVAIAFISAVCNEERFENGDKVAAYFGLVPRVNSSGDEVRNGRITKKGDSRTRNKIIQATRALLNSKLDNSVKRFYEGLVKKGLEKKKALIAAARKLVKVMFAVLRERRQFMDFVENKCNLCVGG is encoded by the coding sequence ATGTCACCCCCTGAAATTCGGGACTATAGTAAAGAGGCAACCTTTAAAGGCAGGAGGCTGGATTTTTCCCTGGGGAATAAGCCCCGTGCGTGGAGATTAGCCGATGCCTCCTGCCGGCTAATTATAGTGGCGGGAAGCGCCGTATTGGAGTATGGGAATAGTCCCGAAGCAGAGGTTGCAAAACACAAAACATATCAGGGGGTAGAGATGAAGGAGAAGGTAGAGAAAACACTGTATGTCGGAGTGGACTACCACAAAAACAGCTTTACAGCAGCTTATTTAGATTGTCTGACAGGGATACTTAATACCAAGAAGTACGAAGCAGAAGAGTTAGAGAAATTTAAAAATCACCTAACAACTTTTAGGAAAAAAGGATATTCAGTAAAAGTTGCGGTAGAAACCTTAACAGGAGTAACATTTTTTACGGAGGAGATAAGGAACTGCGTTGATGAAATAACTTACGTTAACACTAACAAATTTAAGAACATTCTAAAAGGTGTTAACAGTGCTAAAAACGACAGGATAGATGCAGAAACGATAGCCATTTACTATGAAATGGGCTTACTTCCGACAGTTTACGTCCCGACGAGAAAAGAAAAAGAGCTAAGGATAAAGATGAAAGAGAGAGATAGCTTTGTAGATATGAGAAAAGGGGTAATTAACAGACTTCATAGCCTATTGCTTGAATATGGGATAAAGACAAACAAGAGAGAACTCACCACGAAGAAAGGGATGGAAAGGATAAAGGAAGAAACGAAGAAGAAAGTGCCTCCGTCATTACGAGAAACGATATGGAGGCAAATAGAAACAATAGAATACTTAACAGATAAGATAAGAGAGACAGAAGAAGATATCAAGAGTTTTATAGGAGAAGATGAGGAGCTTAAGGGAAAAGTAGAACTTCTAAAAAGCATACCTGGAGTAGGAGATATAGTAGCTATAGCCTTTATATCTGCCGTATGTAACGAAGAGAGGTTTGAAAACGGAGACAAGGTAGCGGCTTATTTTGGACTTGTTCCTCGTGTTAATAGTAGTGGAGACGAAGTTAGAAATGGAAGGATAACAAAGAAAGGGGACAGCAGAACGAGGAACAAGATTATCCAGGCTACGAGAGCGTTATTGAACAGCAAGTTAGACAATTCAGTTAAAAGATTTTACGAAGGGTTAGTTAAAAAAGGTTTAGAGAAGAAGAAAGCGCTGATAGCTGCGGCGAGGAAATTGGTTAAAGTAATGTTCGCAGTTTTGAGAGAGAGAAGGCAATTTATGGATTTTGTTGAAAATAAATGCAACCTCTGTGTTGGGGGTTGA